The Coccidioides posadasii str. Silveira chromosome 3, complete sequence genome contains a region encoding:
- a CDS encoding uncharacterized protein (SECRETED:SignalP(1-17)~EggNog:ENOG410PRT6~COG:S~BUSCO:15205at33183) translates to MRYSSFVAALCVGGALASPIEQRAYVTDVAVVTRTVYVTIGGAPTPVAGANRRPWWHWPGRPSIIYPPPHKPSPRPSPTSQAPPPPPPPPPPTSTQAPPPPPPAETTTQAPPPPPPAETTTQAPPPPPETTKPAEVPPPSDDYKGVVLYHHNVHRSNHSAEALTWDDNLESSAKQLADTCVYEHNTKYNGGGYGQNIGYQGGFSNIGAMLSNAMYNGEAPKFDGLYGQANPGGNFHEWGHFTQIVWKGTKKVACYTKRCPTLRVGATGSTVNNADFIVCNYGPPGNYAGEYDKNVGKPLGHPTVTA, encoded by the exons ATGCGTTATTCCTCCTTTGTCGCAGCACTCTGTGTTGGTGGGGCCCTGGCGTCCCCAATCGAGCAGCGCGCCTATGTCACCGACGTTGCCGTTGTCACCAGAACCGTTTATGTGACTATTGGCGGAGCTCCCACCCCTGTTGCTGGTGCCAACCGCCGTCCATGGTGGCATTGGCCGGGAAGGCCAAGTATCATCTACCCTCCGCCTCACAAGCCATCTCCACGCCCAAGTCCGACTTCACAGGCTCCTCcgcctccaccaccaccaccaccgcctaCTTCTACTCAAGCTCCCCCTCCACCTCCACCAGCCGAGACTACGACCCAAGCTCCTCCGCCACCTCCTCCAGCAGAGACCACTACTCAGGctccgcctccgcctccgGAGACCACCAAACCTGCCGAAGTACCACCACCCAGCGATGACTACAAGGGCGTCGTTCTCTATCACCACAACGTCCATCGCTCCAACCACTCTGCCGAGGCGTTGACCTGGGACGACAACTTGGAGAGCAGTGCTAAACAGCTCGCCGACACTTGTGTCTACGAGCACAATAC CAAGTACAACGGCGGTGGATATGGACAGAACATCGGTTACCAAGGTGGATTCAGCAACATCGGTGCTATGCTCAGCAATGCCATGTATAACGGCGAGGCTCCCAAATTTGATGGCCTGTACGGCCAAGCCAACCCTGGAGGTAATTTCCATGAATGGGGCCATTTCACCCAGATTGTTTGGAAGGGTACCAAGAAGGTTGCTTGTTACACTAAGCGCTGCCCAACCTTGAGAGTTGGAGCCACTGGTTCCACTGTGAACAACGCCGATTTCATTGTCTGCAACTATGGTCCTCCAG GTAATTATGCTGGTGAATATGACAAGAATGTTGGCAAACCCCTGGGCCATCCCACAGTCACTGCTTAA
- a CDS encoding uncharacterized protein (EggNog:ENOG410PGGI~COG:I~BUSCO:1846at33183) — protein sequence MFGQGYDSYLNYDNPVVLNLNPFFLLEDDPTPARNHQVTRAASLVVSALSFVRAVRREELTPDTVRGKPLCMFQYSRLFGTARVPTSNGCVIGQDSASKHLVIMCRGQFYWFDVLDENDDLIMSEKDISLNLSAIIEDAEQTPIQEAAKGAIGVLSTENRKVWSGLRDILNRQSGSNNADCLNIVDTALFVLCLDDAEPSNIAEICGNMLCGTSEVVKGVQIGTCTNRWYDKLQIIVCQNGSAGINFEHTGVDGHTVLRFASDVFTDTILRFAKTINGQAPSIWASTGPTPAKRKPNGYRHASTTPRKLEWDMGPELSTAVRFAESHIADLLHQHEFEALDFRAYGKNFITTMGFSPDAFVQMAFQAAYYGLYGRIENTYEPAMTKTYLHGRTEAIRTVSLESVDFVQTFWGDNPIAEKVNALRKATQKHTAITRECSQGQGHDRHLYALYSLWQRSFDERQPSICSGGSSPDGYSSPIEGGNSDDGHSSVSSRSGRSKMNHLPEIFKDPGWEKINNTILSTSNCGNPSLRHFGFGPTSGDGFGIGYIIKDDSISICASSKHRQTSRFMQTLESYLLEIRKLLRAASPPSEEPRAAAPPNAAQERLGTGTRTPRRGRLIHTDAAAREVDTPMTESGCFDDDGMGGCMFPLAPWNLVLPLLVKS from the exons ATGTTTGGCCAAGGGTATGACTCGTACTTGAATTATGATAATC CTGTTGTCCTCAATTTAAACCCGTTTTTCCTCCTGGAAGACGACCCCACCCCTGCGCGGAACCATCAGGTGACGAGAGCGGCTTCATTGGTTGTATCGGCTTTGTCCTTTGTGCGAGCAGTTAGAAGGGAGGAGCTGACTCCAGATACGGTTCGCGGAAAGCCACTGTGCATGTTCCAATATTCCAGACTGTTTGGCACGGCAAGGGTGCCCACAAGCAACGGGTGTGTTATAGGCCAAGACTCTGCTTCGAAACATCTCGTCATCATGTGCAGGGGACAGTTTTACTGGTTTGACGTTCTTGATGAAAATGATGATCTTATAATGTCTGAAAAGGACATCTCTCTCAACCTGAGCGCGATCATCGAAGACGCCGAGCAGACGCCAATACAAGAGGCTGCGAAAGGGGCGATTGGCGTGTTAAGCACAGAAAATAGAAAGGTTTGGTCCGGGTTAAGGGATATACTGAACCGGCAGTCGGGATCCAACAACGCCGATTGTTTGAATATTGTCGATACAGCACTCTTTGTCTTATGTCTAGACGATGCGGAACCTTCGAATATTGCTGAAATCTGTGGTAATATGCTTTGCGGAACGAGCGAGGTGGTCAAAGGGGTTCAGATTGGTACATGCACAAATCGATGGTACGATAAGCTTCAAATAATTGTCTGCCAAAATGGTAGCGCAGGCATCAACTTTGAACATACCGGTGTCGACGGACATACGGTTCTTCGTTTCGCGAGTGACGTCTTTACTGACACCATCCTCCGTTTTGCAAAGACCATCAATGGCCAGGCACCAAGTATATGGGCATCCACTGGCCCAACTCCCGCCAAGCGCAAGCCAAACGGTTACCGACATGCGAGCACCACACCACGCAAACTTGAATGGGACATGGGCCCGGAGTTGAGCACGGCGGTAAGGTTCGCCGAGTCCCATATTGCCGACCTGCTTCATCAGCACGAATTTGAAGCTTTGGATTTCCGCGCTTACGGAAAAAATTTCATAACGACGATGGGTTTCTCTCCGGACGCATTTGTGCAAATGGCATTCCAAGCGGCGTACTATGGGCTCTATGGACGTATTGAAAATACATATGAGCCTGCCATGACCAAGACATATTTGCATGGTCGCACTGAAGCCATCCGTACGGTCTCATTGGAATCAGTTGACTTCGTGCAAACGTTTTGGGGAGACAACCCCATCGCAGAGAAGGTGAATGCCCTCAGGAAAGCCACGCAGAAACATACTGCGATCACAAGAGAGTGCTCGCAGGGCCAAGGACATGATCGCCACCTTTATGCACTCTACTCTCTCTGGCAACGATCCTTTGACGAGAGGCAGCCCAGCATCTGCAGTGGGGGGTCCAGTCCTGACGGCTACTCCAGCCCTATTGAAGGTGGTAACTCGGACGATGGTCACTCCTCAGTCAGCTCTCGGAGTGGCCGTAGCAAAATGAATCATTTACCAGAGATATTCAAAGATCCCGGGTGGGAAAAGATCAACAACACTATCCTGTCCACGTCGAACTGTGGGAACCCATCGCTCCGACATTTTGGGTTTGGGCCGACATCCGGCGATGGTTTCGGCATCGGTTATATCATCAAGGATGATTCGATCTCGATATGTGCATCCTCGAAGCACAGGCAAACCAGTCGATTCATGCAGACACTGGAGTCATACCTGCTGGAGATCCGGAAGCTACTGCGGGCCGCCTCTCCCCCAAGCGAGGAGCCTCGCGCTGCTGCGCCGCCAAATGCGGCACAGGAACGGCTTGGCACGGGCACTCGGACTCCTCGTCGAGGACGGCTCATTCATACCGATGCGGCGGCACGGGAGGTCGATACGCCTATGACTGAGAGTGGGTGTTTTGATGACGATGGGATGGGCGGCTGTATGTTTCCCCTGGCCCCCTGGAATCTCGTTCTACCGCTGTTAGTGAAAAGCTAA
- a CDS encoding uncharacterized protein (EggNog:ENOG410PGGI~COG:I~BUSCO:1846at33183), which yields MTLFSFVQKANSDCVSAVVLNLNPFFLLEDDPTPARNHQVTRAASLVVSALSFVRAVRREELTPDTVRGKPLCMFQYSRLFGTARVPTSNGCVIGQDSASKHLVIMCRGQFYWFDVLDENDDLIMSEKDISLNLSAIIEDAEQTPIQEAAKGAIGVLSTENRKVWSGLRDILNRQSGSNNADCLNIVDTALFVLCLDDAEPSNIAEICGNMLCGTSEVVKGVQIGTCTNRWYDKLQIIVCQNGSAGINFEHTGVDGHTVLRFASDVFTDTILRFAKTINGQAPSIWASTGPTPAKRKPNGYRHASTTPRKLEWDMGPELSTAVRFAESHIADLLHQHEFEALDFRAYGKNFITTMGFSPDAFVQMAFQAAYYGLYGRIENTYEPAMTKTYLHGRTEAIRTVSLESVDFVQTFWGDNPIAEKVNALRKATQKHTAITRECSQGQGHDRHLYALYSLWQRSFDERQPSICSGGSSPDGYSSPIEGGNSDDGHSSVSSRSGRSKMNHLPEIFKDPGWEKINNTILSTSNCGNPSLRHFGFGPTSGDGFGIGYIIKDDSISICASSKHRQTSRFMQTLESYLLEIRKLLRAASPPSEEPRAAAPPNAAQERLGTGTRTPRRGRLIHTDAAAREVDTPMTESGCFDDDGMGGYGFFDAGMLLQALQELQEVRERGRDKKSRRRLVGKTLKLNDY from the exons ATGACCCTATTTTCCTTTgttcagaaagctaattcTGATTGTGTATCAGCTGTTGTCCTCAATTTAAACCCGTTTTTCCTCCTGGAAGACGACCCCACCCCTGCGCGGAACCATCAGGTGACGAGAGCGGCTTCATTGGTTGTATCGGCTTTGTCCTTTGTGCGAGCAGTTAGAAGGGAGGAGCTGACTCCAGATACGGTTCGCGGAAAGCCACTGTGCATGTTCCAATATTCCAGACTGTTTGGCACGGCAAGGGTGCCCACAAGCAACGGGTGTGTTATAGGCCAAGACTCTGCTTCGAAACATCTCGTCATCATGTGCAGGGGACAGTTTTACTGGTTTGACGTTCTTGATGAAAATGATGATCTTATAATGTCTGAAAAGGACATCTCTCTCAACCTGAGCGCGATCATCGAAGACGCCGAGCAGACGCCAATACAAGAGGCTGCGAAAGGGGCGATTGGCGTGTTAAGCACAGAAAATAGAAAGGTTTGGTCCGGGTTAAGGGATATACTGAACCGGCAGTCGGGATCCAACAACGCCGATTGTTTGAATATTGTCGATACAGCACTCTTTGTCTTATGTCTAGACGATGCGGAACCTTCGAATATTGCTGAAATCTGTGGTAATATGCTTTGCGGAACGAGCGAGGTGGTCAAAGGGGTTCAGATTGGTACATGCACAAATCGATGGTACGATAAGCTTCAAATAATTGTCTGCCAAAATGGTAGCGCAGGCATCAACTTTGAACATACCGGTGTCGACGGACATACGGTTCTTCGTTTCGCGAGTGACGTCTTTACTGACACCATCCTCCGTTTTGCAAAGACCATCAATGGCCAGGCACCAAGTATATGGGCATCCACTGGCCCAACTCCCGCCAAGCGCAAGCCAAACGGTTACCGACATGCGAGCACCACACCACGCAAACTTGAATGGGACATGGGCCCGGAGTTGAGCACGGCGGTAAGGTTCGCCGAGTCCCATATTGCCGACCTGCTTCATCAGCACGAATTTGAAGCTTTGGATTTCCGCGCTTACGGAAAAAATTTCATAACGACGATGGGTTTCTCTCCGGACGCATTTGTGCAAATGGCATTCCAAGCGGCGTACTATGGGCTCTATGGACGTATTGAAAATACATATGAGCCTGCCATGACCAAGACATATTTGCATGGTCGCACTGAAGCCATCCGTACGGTCTCATTGGAATCAGTTGACTTCGTGCAAACGTTTTGGGGAGACAACCCCATCGCAGAGAAGGTGAATGCCCTCAGGAAAGCCACGCAGAAACATACTGCGATCACAAGAGAGTGCTCGCAGGGCCAAGGACATGATCGCCACCTTTATGCACTCTACTCTCTCTGGCAACGATCCTTTGACGAGAGGCAGCCCAGCATCTGCAGTGGGGGGTCCAGTCCTGACGGCTACTCCAGCCCTATTGAAGGTGGTAACTCGGACGATGGTCACTCCTCAGTCAGCTCTCGGAGTGGCCGTAGCAAAATGAATCATTTACCAGAGATATTCAAAGATCCCGGGTGGGAAAAGATCAACAACACTATCCTGTCCACGTCGAACTGTGGGAACCCATCGCTCCGACATTTTGGGTTTGGGCCGACATCCGGCGATGGTTTCGGCATCGGTTATATCATCAAGGATGATTCGATCTCGATATGTGCATCCTCGAAGCACAGGCAAACCAGTCGATTCATGCAGACACTGGAGTCATACCTGCTGGAGATCCGGAAGCTACTGCGGGCCGCCTCTCCCCCAAGCGAGGAGCCTCGCGCTGCTGCGCCGCCAAATGCGGCACAGGAACGGCTTGGCACGGGCACTCGGACTCCTCGTCGAGGACGGCTCATTCATACCGATGCGGCGGCACGGGAGGTCGATACGCCTATGACTGAGAGTGGGTGTTTTGATGACGATGGGATGGGCGGCT ATGGGTTCTTCGATGCCGGAATGCTCCTGCAGGCGTTGCAGGAGCTCCAGGAAGTTCGGGAGAGGGGTAGAGATAAGAAGTCAAGGCGGAGATTAGTTGGAAAGACACTGAAATTGAATGATTATTAG
- a CDS encoding uncharacterized protein (EggNog:ENOG410PGR5~COG:L~BUSCO:461at33183), with protein MDIDTQHPVIVGDMASMTPPASADGEKPSPRADSPRGSDMDVDSGASVDDDEIRPDHYYGGGRIPIFKPTMDQFRDFQSFIHKIDKYGMESGVVKVIPPQEWLDALPSLEESVKSIRVKNPIMQEFHGSHGTYTQANIEKQRSYNLPQWKALCEETSHQPPARRGERRRAQEKPARNNARGQTNRSDSQKRKPGPPNSKSNEPEKTADGPGEKKLEGPPTPVSPQSNPVEPKSEELSEGESLPAPKPKGRQPKSVTARRKYNRGDAADYIDEEAFKDFDYHLSGSEEYTTERCEELETAYWKSLMYNNPMYGADMPGSLFDDSVTSWNVAKLPNLLDILGQKVPGVNTAYLYLGMWKATFAWHLEDVDLYSINYIHFGAPKQWYSISQQDLPKFEAAMKSIWPTDSKNCDQFLRHKTYLISPSLLKSQYGITVNKMVHYEREFVITYPYGYHSGFNLGYNCAESVNFATEKWLDYARVAKKCNCEADSVWIDIREIERKLCGEATPEYYDEMEDQFEGASDLLTPPRSVPEKSGPRKKRKHDSGESKTKRVKLHLDGPRKVPCILCPNNLDYEELLPTEDGLYNAHRRCALYIEETSILKDESGKEVVCDVDKIPKARMGLKCLFCREVKGACFQCMYGKCARAYHPTCALLAGVQVEFGKISVTADDGCEYTVPGVDLKCKYHRPKRLGSQSPESMDMDFKITETAKKLRPGDLIQFQADKEINGAVVLENRPEERALLLKVLPRGDVIELPYRWILIVKKSNFLPLPSGIKPLPAHLARKPEARKDLASTIPSHGTPFGDPWLPYQWAEFSCVKPPFNSDTSRVDVFKPEQIWYYLGKTSTECRAQYTENPARSVHNPRSNFLESVKSLRAPAMATSHPNTYSSNQQKFSSGARIAAPAPPVPTRPIMTQKLQLPSTSDMPGPVFRENKGMQLLTARRLLASITEHANAGAGYIIVDPDFVAQILLGDGLTVPKNGMEKLKKAMSESMIRPKSNNGLLPLQPLNMKADEVDHLLRMLRFAIVDLAQKVYGNDTKSGKQPERASVKDPRVFSSSVAMWGNFDGSRRQSVSVYNSPYAPGFGFSQYAIKEYGLGPPRLAQKEHSAADFFAKLSQEDKEKVIQACGSVNASRKAAASTSIAPGLEMSQVSGLDIPVTTTSMDPMNLDPHHLSAFDMTLHADSPASSFSRTAIHYQSPQDFSAQVEHESSLLPRHLQDHHDLFGDQQTNQRFWQRSVPWNDGDTQSHNDEPRPFFGPHLPPAGHDYLSSDMDFERGPGSLHSMDMAGFGFDGPDDLYPDPSP; from the exons ATGGATATCGATACACAACATCCCGTCATCGTCGGCGACATGGCGTCCATGACTCCTCCTGCCAGCGCCGACGGAGAGAAGCCGTCGCCTCGTGCTGACTCGCCTCGAGGATCCGACATGGACGTCGATTCCGGCGCTTCAGTCGACGACGACGAGATCCGGCCCGACCACTACTACGGCGGCGGCAGGATCCCAATCTTCAAGCCG ACTATGGACCAATTCCGCGACTTTCAGTCGTTCATCCACAAGATCGACAAATATGGCATGGAATCTGGTGTGGTCAAGGTTATTCCGCCACAGGAATG GTTGGATGCCCTTCCATCACTGGAAGAATCTGTTAAGTCCATTCGGGTGAAAAATCCTATCATGCAAGAATTCCATGGTTCCCATGGAACTTATACTCAGGCGAATATTGAAAAGCAACGATCTTATAATTTGCCCCAATGGAAGGCATTGTGCGAGGAGACGAGTCACCAGCCTCCCGCTCGTCGTGGAGAGAGACGGCGCGCCCAGGAGAAGCCCGCACGTAACAATGCAAGAGGCCAGACGAACAGGTCTGACTCGCAAAAGCGGAAACCTGGTCCTCCTAACTCCAAATCTAATGAGCCGGAAAAAACAGCTGACGGCCCTGGGGAAAAGAAACTGGAAGGGCCACCGACTCCCGTGTCCCCACAATCCAACCCAGTTGAGCCAAAGTCCGAGGAACTGAGTGAGGGAGAATCTTTACCAGCACCAAAGCCCAAAGGAAGACAGCCCAAATCTGTTACCGCGCGACGTAAGTATAATCGCGGAGATGCAGCAGATTATATTGATGAGGAAGCTTTCAAGGACTTTGACTACCATCTCTCTGGAAGTGAGGAATACACCACGGAGCGTTGTGAAGAACTTGAGACCGCTTACTGGAAGTCCCTCATGTACAATAACCCCATGTACGGTGCAGATATGCCGGGTTCCCTTTTTGATGACTCCGTCACATCCTGGAATGTTGCTAAGTTACCCAATTTGCTGGACATCCTTGGTCAGAAAGTCCCTGGAGTGAACACCGCATATCTATACCTGGGAATGTGGAAAGCTACATTTGCCTGGCATCTAGAGGATGTGGACCTCTACAGCATTAACTATATTCACTTTGGAGCCCCAAAGCAGTGGTATAGCATCTCTCAACAGGATCTTCCTAAATTCGAGGCCGCCATGAAAA GCATCTGGCCAACTGATTCAAAAAACTGTGACCAGTTCCTGCGTCATAAAACCTATCTGATTTCTCCTTCCCTCCTCAAATCCCAATATGGGATCACTGTCAATAAGATGGTACACTATGAACGCGAGTTTGTTATTACTTATCCTTATGGATACCATTCTGGATTCAATCTAGGTTATAATTGTGCCGAGTCTGTGAATTTCGCGACGGAAAAGTGGCTCGACTATGCGCGAGTTGCGAAGAAATGCAACTGCGAAGCCGATAGCGTCTGGATTGATATCCGAGAAATTGAAAGGAAATTATGTGGAGAAGCTACTCCGGAGTACTATGACGAGATGGAAGATCAGTTTGAAGGCGCATCCGACCTACTCACTCCCCCTCGCAGCGTTCCTGAGAAATCTGGGCCCCGCAAAAAGCGAAAGCACGATAGCGGCGAGTCCAAAACGAAGCGCGTCAAGTTGCATCTAGATGGCCCAAGAAAGGTTCCGTGCATCTTGTGTCCTAATAATTTGGATTATGAGGAACTGCTGCCTACTGAAGACGGCCTGTATAATGCCCATAGGCGATGTGCTCTTTACATCGAGGAGACTTCCATTCTCAAAGACGAGTCCGGCAAGGAAGTCGTATGTGATGTCGATAAGATACCAAAGGCGAGAATGGGTCTGAAGTGTTTATTTTGCCGAGAAGTGAAAGGGGCTTGCTTCCAGTGCATGTATGGTAAATGCGCTAGGGCGTATCATCCAACATGTGCACTTCTCGCTGGTGTGCAGGTTGAATTTGGCAAAATTTCTGTTACTGCGGACGACGGGTGCGAATACACTGTACCGGGAGTTGATCTCAAGTGTAAATATCATCGACCAAAACGACTTGGGTCCCAGTCGCCGGAAAGTATGGATATGGATTTCAAGATCACAGAAACGGCCAAGAAGTTACGCCCTGGGGATTTAATACAATTCCAGGCTGATAAAGAGATCAATGGCGCGGTTGTGCTTGAAAACCGACCGGAGGAGCGCGCGTTGTTGCTGAAAGTGCTTCCGCGAGG TGACGTGATCGAATTACCATATCGTTGGATATTAATCGTGAAGAAGTCCAATTTCCTCCCGCTTCCTTCTGGCATTAAACCGCTCCCGGCGCACTTAGCTCGAAAGCCGGAGGCTCGGAAAGACCTAGCTTCAACTATTCCTTCACACGGTACACCGTTCGGGGACCCGTGGCTTCCCTACCAATGGGCCGAGTTCTCCTGCGTCAAACCTCCCTTTAACTCAGACACCAGCAGAGTCGACGTTTTCAAACCTGAGCAAATCTGGTATTATCTTGGAAAAACATCCACGGAGTGCCGTGCGCAATACACCGAAAACCCAGCACGTTCCGTCCATAACCCTCGTTCCAACTTCCTCGAGAGCGTAAAGTCGTTAAGAGCGCCCGCTATGGCTACATCTCACCCCAACACTTATTCATCGAACCAACAAAAATTCTCCTCCGGGGCACGCATTGCCGCACCTGCTCCTCCCGTCCCTACACGCCCTATCATGACTCAGAAACTCCAACTGCCATCTACTTCCGATATGCCAGGCCCAGTTTTCAGAGAAAACAAAGGGATGCAGCTTCTAACGGCTCGTCGTCTTCTTGCTTCGATCACGGAACATGCCAATGCTGGCGCGGGCTACATCATCGTCGACCCTGATTTTGTGGCTCAGATTCTCTTGGGCGATGGTTTGACGGTGCCAAAAAACGGAAtggagaagttgaagaaggCTATGTCAGAGTCGATGATTAGGCCTAAATCCAATAACGGGTTGCTTCCCTTGCAGCCATTGAATATGAAAGCAGACGAAGTCGACCATCTTTTAAGGATGCTTCGCTTTGCGATTGTCGACCTTGCCCAAAAGGTTTATGGAAATGATACAAAATCTGGAAAGCAGCCTGAGCGAGCATCGGTGAAAGACCCTCGTGTTTTCTCGTCCAGCGTTGCGATGTGGGGAAATTTCGACGGCTCGCGACGCCAGTCCGTTTCCGTTTACAACTCGCCGTACGCCCCTGGATTTGGGTTTTCACAGTATGCGATTAAGGAATATGGCCTGGGGCCCCCACGGTTGGCACAAAAGGAGCACTCGGCGGCCGATTTCTTTGCCAAGTTATCCCAAGAAGACAAAGAAAAAGTCATCCAGGCCTGCGGCAGTGTTAACGCCTCGAGGAAGGCGGCCGCAAGCACATCCATTGCTCCAGGATTAGAAATGAGCCAAGTATCAGGCCTGGACATCCCGGTCACTACGACATCCATGGATCCCATGAACCTTGATCCTCATCACCTATCGGCCTTTGACATGACACTACATGCCGATTCTCCGGCATCGAGCTTCAGCAGAACAGCAATACATTACCAGTCTCCTCAAGATTTTTCCGCGCAGGTAGAACATGAATCGTCGTTACTCCCCAGACATTTGCAAGATCATCATGACCTGTTCGGTGACCAGCAGACAAACCAACGCTTTTGGCAACGAAGTGTTCCTTGGAATGACGGCGACACTCAGTCCCATAATGATGAGCCTCGCCCTTTTTTCGGACCACATCTGCCACCTGCCGGGCATGACTACCTTTCATCAGACATGGACTTCGAGCGGGGCCCCGGTTCTCTGCATTCCATGGACATGGCCGGCTTTGGTTTTGATGGTCCCGATGATTTGTATCCCGATCCCAGCCCGTAA